From Oryza sativa Japonica Group chromosome 4, ASM3414082v1, one genomic window encodes:
- the LOC136356271 gene encoding protein LITTLE ZIPPER 4-like, which produces MDRLNAKLYLQNCYIMKENERLRKKALLLNQENQALLTELKQRLAKTKAAAAAAAATKANGNGNMPAGGGRASLPDLNSAPPAHGHDKAVPKSKKTAAK; this is translated from the coding sequence ATGGACAGGCTGAACGCGAAGCTGTACCTGCAGAACTGCTACATCATGAAGGAGAACGAGCGGCTGCGCAAGAAGGCGCTGCTGCTGAACCAGGAGAACCAGGCCTTGCTCACCGAGCTCAAGCAGCGGCTCGCCaagacgaaggcggcggcggcggcggcggccgcgaccaAGGCTAACGGCAACGGCAACatgcccgccggcggcggccgcgcgtcCCTCCCCGACCTCAACTCGGCTCCGCCGGCGCACGGCCATGACAAGGCCGTGCCCAAGTCCAAGAAGACGGCCGCCAAGTAA
- the LOC4335771 gene encoding uncharacterized protein, with protein MERGGKKDDIEAETVDYCARDPINIILHTQGVPALATSSEGAESCDEDAARCWGVGDERRERSSGDTRGGRVGSECEVMREAGLLLPKLRDRSLWGKAARGKRAHRRLAHLLNNQEQRLEQAHGEPELVTGTTTVQSGS; from the exons ATGGAG AGAGGGGGGAAGAAAGACGACATCGAAGCTGAAACAGTGGACTATTGTGCTCGAGATCCGATAAATATTATCCTGCATACTCAGGGTGTCCCTGCTTTGGCTACATCCTCAGAG GGAGCTGAGAGCTGTGATGAAGATGCTGCTCGCTGCTGGGGAGTTGGAGACGAGAGGCGAGAGAGGTCGAGCGGCGACACCAGAGGAGGCAGGGTGGGCAGCGAGTGTGAAGTGATGCGAGAGGCTGGGCTACTACTACCTAAGCTACGAGACCGGTCGCTGTGGGGCAAGGCAGCGAGAGGCAAAAG AGCACACAGGAGATTGGCACATCTTTTGAATAATCAAGAACAGAGATTGGAGCAGGCACACGGTGAACCAGAGCTGGTGACCGGTACAACGACAGTACAATCTG GATCATAA